The following coding sequences are from one Lipingzhangella halophila window:
- a CDS encoding Trm112 family protein: MTAKIDDWLLEILACPKSKAPLRYDDETDELVCDESGLAYPVRDGIPVLLVDEAREIA, from the coding sequence ATGACCGCGAAGATCGACGACTGGCTGCTGGAGATCCTGGCCTGTCCGAAGAGCAAGGCCCCACTGCGCTACGACGACGAGACCGACGAGCTGGTGTGCGACGAGAGCGGACTGGCCTACCCTGTTCGCGATGGCATCCCCGTGCTGCTCGTTGACGAGGCCCGGGAGATCGCCTAG
- a CDS encoding serine/threonine-protein kinase, whose amino-acid sequence MPGPESLLPSDPTAFGQYSVVGRLGKGGQGVVYLGRDSAGDEVAIKVLNSEWAEDDDLRKRFEKEVSAAQKVASFCTAAIHEANLNEEPPYVVSEFVPGKSLQESVAAKGPHKGAGLQRLAVSTATALVAIHQAGIVHRDFKPGNVLLGPDGPRVIDFGIARVTDSSATMTNSIMGTPSYMAPEQIEGKGVTDKVDIFAWGCVMAFASTGNAPFGADSVPAVVHRVVSSPPELEGLPDSLRPTVEACLNKDPAQRPNAQGLLMRLLGHETTEPASPEEVVKEGERVAETNVPSGPQQPPGPMGPSGPQTPPPAPPGGMGRPMSGPQQGGFGPPQQPPMGPQGPQGPPQQMPGPAPTGGHPGMGGAPHPPTMGPNTIYGAHQMPQPPQQPPPQQEDPLLSQGWVVPAVLVVIIILLLLLVLVSLSG is encoded by the coding sequence ATGCCCGGTCCCGAGTCGCTGCTACCGAGCGATCCCACCGCGTTCGGTCAGTACAGCGTGGTCGGTCGTCTGGGGAAGGGCGGTCAAGGAGTTGTCTACCTTGGCCGTGACAGCGCGGGCGACGAGGTCGCGATCAAGGTTCTGAACTCCGAGTGGGCAGAGGACGACGACCTTCGCAAGCGCTTCGAGAAGGAGGTCAGCGCGGCCCAGAAGGTCGCGTCGTTCTGCACGGCGGCCATCCACGAGGCCAACCTCAATGAAGAGCCGCCCTATGTGGTGAGCGAGTTCGTGCCGGGCAAGTCCCTGCAGGAGTCCGTCGCCGCCAAGGGGCCGCACAAGGGCGCCGGGTTACAGCGTCTCGCCGTGTCGACCGCCACCGCGCTCGTCGCGATCCACCAGGCGGGCATCGTGCACCGCGACTTCAAGCCGGGCAACGTGCTCCTCGGACCCGACGGCCCCCGGGTGATCGACTTCGGTATTGCCCGCGTGACCGACAGCAGCGCCACGATGACCAACTCGATCATGGGCACGCCGTCCTACATGGCGCCCGAGCAGATCGAGGGCAAGGGGGTCACCGACAAGGTCGACATCTTCGCCTGGGGCTGCGTCATGGCGTTCGCCTCGACGGGCAACGCGCCTTTCGGTGCTGACAGCGTGCCGGCCGTGGTCCACCGGGTCGTCAGCTCCCCGCCCGAGCTTGAGGGCCTGCCCGATTCTCTGCGACCCACCGTCGAAGCCTGCCTGAACAAGGACCCGGCCCAGCGCCCCAACGCGCAGGGTCTGCTCATGCGGCTTCTCGGGCACGAGACCACCGAGCCCGCCTCGCCCGAAGAGGTCGTCAAAGAGGGCGAGCGCGTCGCCGAGACCAACGTCCCGAGCGGGCCGCAGCAGCCGCCGGGGCCCATGGGGCCGAGCGGGCCGCAGACCCCGCCGCCCGCCCCTCCCGGGGGGATGGGACGCCCGATGTCGGGGCCGCAACAGGGCGGGTTCGGCCCGCCGCAACAACCTCCGATGGGCCCGCAAGGACCGCAGGGGCCACCGCAGCAGATGCCGGGACCGGCCCCAACGGGCGGGCACCCCGGTATGGGCGGCGCGCCGCACCCGCCCACGATGGGTCCCAACACCATCTACGGCGCGCACCAGATGCCGCAGCCCCCGCAGCAGCCCCCGCCGCAGCAGGAGGACCCCCTGCTGTCCCAGGGGTGGGTGGTCCCGGCCGTGCTGGTCGTGATCATCATTCTGCTGCTTCTGCTGGTCCTCGTCTCGCTGAGTGGTTAG
- a CDS encoding SIS domain-containing protein, with protein MALLFEEHRIDELGADSDAFRGVASAAARLRAARSAALEADLDRIRAEGRPRSIVVAGSGAAVLAGDILESVAGSGFPVPVHTVRDYRLPGWVSGHDLVVAVASTSGHDAEVAANLAAEAARRGCRLLSVEPAGGPIAPYAEQSRSPQIVLPPAGDESQAPWGVVAALLTAVDAAGVPGVPDTSYEAAAVRLEETAQECRPGAESWENPAKTLALDLGGSLPVFWAATPPTSAAATRFASALAANARYPALCGRLPGALWDQFATADGPFGGTGPRSIFDDPVEDGATRLLAVLLRDSGESPEEAEDMTAVAEGARQRGVTVRELSAGEGHVLERLAGLIALADYASVYLAVAYGVDPLTHTLVVR; from the coding sequence GTGGCGCTGCTGTTCGAGGAGCACCGGATCGACGAGCTTGGCGCGGACTCCGACGCGTTCCGCGGCGTCGCGTCCGCCGCGGCGCGCCTTCGCGCGGCACGGTCGGCCGCGCTTGAGGCAGATCTCGACCGGATCCGCGCCGAAGGCCGCCCCCGGTCCATCGTGGTGGCCGGCTCCGGCGCCGCGGTGCTGGCCGGTGACATTCTCGAATCGGTCGCCGGATCCGGATTCCCCGTTCCGGTCCACACCGTGCGCGACTACCGGTTGCCCGGATGGGTTTCGGGGCACGATCTTGTCGTCGCCGTCGCGTCCACATCCGGCCACGACGCTGAGGTCGCCGCAAACCTCGCCGCCGAGGCGGCGCGGCGGGGCTGCCGCCTCCTTTCGGTGGAGCCCGCTGGCGGCCCCATTGCGCCGTACGCTGAGCAGTCGCGCTCACCCCAGATAGTGCTGCCGCCCGCGGGTGACGAGTCCCAGGCACCGTGGGGGGTAGTTGCCGCGCTCCTCACAGCCGTCGACGCGGCCGGTGTCCCGGGGGTCCCCGACACCAGCTACGAGGCCGCGGCCGTGCGGCTCGAAGAGACCGCGCAGGAGTGCCGCCCTGGAGCTGAGAGCTGGGAGAACCCCGCCAAGACGCTTGCGCTCGATCTCGGCGGGTCGCTTCCGGTGTTCTGGGCGGCTACTCCTCCGACGTCCGCGGCGGCTACCCGCTTCGCTTCCGCTCTTGCGGCGAATGCCCGTTATCCTGCTCTTTGCGGTCGACTTCCCGGCGCACTGTGGGACCAGTTCGCCACCGCGGACGGGCCTTTCGGCGGAACCGGACCGCGTTCCATCTTCGATGACCCTGTCGAGGATGGCGCGACGCGGCTTCTTGCGGTACTGCTGCGTGACTCCGGGGAATCCCCGGAGGAGGCCGAGGACATGACGGCTGTCGCCGAGGGGGCGCGGCAACGCGGCGTGACCGTCCGGGAGCTCTCCGCGGGCGAAGGGCACGTGCTTGAGCGTCTTGCCGGTTTGATCGCACTAGCCGATTACGCCAGTGTGTATCTTGCTGTTGCGTATGGCGTTGACCCCCTGACCCATACCCTGGTCGTGCGCTAG